A window of the Cutaneotrichosporon cavernicola HIS019 DNA, chromosome: 6 genome harbors these coding sequences:
- a CDS encoding uncharacterized protein (Cofilin/tropomyosin-type actin-binding protein) has product MADVKDPKIQDAYEAVRSDKDDTTWLLLNYESDRSDKLVLSETGTGDIAEFSSKLDPANASFGFVRVKYSNDDHSFREKFALVIWIGENVRVMRRAKVSVHTGSVKDVIRSYALEISASCPADLEYDDIVQQMRRAGGANYDRSKFD; this is encoded by the exons ATGGCAGACGTCAAGGACCCCAAGATCCAGGATG CCTACGAGGCCGTCCGCTCtgacaaggacgacacCACCTGGCTCCTGCTCAACTACGAA TCGGACAGGTCTGACAAGCTCGTACTCTCCGAGACGGGCACGGGTGACATTGCCGAGTTTTCGTCAAAGCTCGACCCGGCAAACGCGTCATTTGGCTTTGTGCGCGTCAAGTATTCGAATGACGACCACTCGTTCCGCGAGAAGTTTGCGCTGGTCATCTGGATCGGCGAGAACGTCCGGGTTATGCGCAGGGCCAAG GTGTCGGTCCACACCGGTTCAGTCAAGGACGTGATCCGCTCTTACGCCCTGGagatctcggcctcgtgcCCCGCAGACTTGGAGTACGACGACATTGTTCAGCAGATGCGTCGTGCTGGCGGCGCCAACTACGACCGGAGCAAGTTTGACTAG
- a CDS encoding uncharacterized protein (Mandelate racemase / muconate lactonizing enzyme, C-terminal domain), producing MAQQNSGKISKFEVHDVRFPTNVTGDGTDAMNKECDYSSAMVVFETDTGLKGYGMTFTIGRGNDIVCYAIKEVANRIVGMDAEEIFADMGKFFDFLVADPQHRWLGPEKGVIHLATAAVSNALWDMYAKARGKPLWKLIVDFTPEEFVKSTCFRYITDAITKDEALALLKKQEAGKAAREKEVIERGYPAYTTSVGWLGYDDAKVERLTKEALAQGFNHFKLKVGADVEDDLRRAKLIRSIIDNPANMPAGRTVDPKTIEGKNAGPTGCVLMVDANQVWDVPQAIEYMKQLEPIKPWFIEEPTAPDDAVGHAAIRKALKPYGIGVATGEHAHNRMTFKQLLQLDAIDVCQIDSCRVGGVQEILAILLMSAKFGVPVCPHAGGVGLCEYVIHLSLIDYICVSGTMDRNVLEFVDHLHEHFLFPVSINKDGRYNVPLDPKTGYSIEMFDQSMMDYAFPEGAYWVAAAKGEPFAGAPQAH from the exons ATGGCGCAGCAGAATTCTGGCAAGATCTCCAAGTTTGAGGTGCACG atgTGCGGTTCCCGACCAACGTCACTGGCGACGGGACGGACGCCATGAACAAGGAGTGCGATTACTCGAGCGCTATGGTCGTGTTCGAGACGGACACGGGGCTCAAGGGCTACGGAATGACTTTTACTATTGGGCGCGGAAACGATATTGTTTGCTACGCCATCAAGGAGGTGGCTAATCGGATTGTTGGGAtggatgccgaggagatcTTTGCCGACATGGGCAAGTTCTTCGACTTCC tcGTCGCGGACCCGCAGCACCGCTGGCTCGGACCCGAGAAGGGCGTTATCCACCTCGCTACTGCCGCTGTGTCCAACGCTCTGTGGGACATGTACGCCAAGGCTCGTGGAAAGCCGCTTTGGAAGCTCATTGTCGACTTTACGCCCGAAGAGTTTGTCAAGTCGACTTGTTTCCGGTACATTACCGACGCGATTACCAAGGACGAGGCACTTGCTCTGCTTAAGAAGCAGGAGGCTGgcaaggcggcgcgcgagaaggaggtcaTTGAGCGCGGATATCCGGCGTACACCACATCTGTTGGGTGGTTGGGCTACGACGatgccaaggtcgagcgcctgaCCAAGGAGGCGCTTGCCCAGGGCTTCAACCACTTCAAGCTCAAGGTTGGCGCcgatgtcgaggacgacctccgGCGCGCAAAGCTCATCCGGAGCATTATCGATAACCCGGCCAACATGCCTGCTGGGCGGACTGTGGACCCCAAGACTATCGAGGGCAAGAATGCTGGTCCGACAGGGTGCGTGCTCATGGTGGACGCCAACCAGGTCTGGGACGTGCCTCAGGCTATCGAGTACATGAAGCAGCTTGAGCCCATCAAGCCTTGGTTCATTGAGGAGCCTACTGCTCCAGATGATGCTGTGGGCCACGCCGCTATCCGCAAAGCCCTCAAGCCATACGGAATTGGTGTGGCGACTGGCGAGCACGCACACAACCGCATGACTTTCAAGCAGCTTctgcagctcgacgccatcgacgTTTGCCAGATCGACTCGTgtcgcgtcggcggcgtgcaGGAGATTCTTGCGATTCTGCTCATGAGCGCCAAGTTTGGCGTGCCCGTTTGTCCTCACGCCGGTGGTGTCGGACTGTGCGAGTACGTCATCCACCTCTCGCTTATCGACTACATCTGCGTTAGCGGGACCATGGACCGCAACGTCCTCGAATTTgtcgaccacctccacGAGCACTTCCTCTTCCCCGTGTCCATCAACAAGGACGGCCGATACAACGTCCCCCTCGACCCTAAGACCGGGTACAGCATCGAGATGTTCGACCAGAGCATGATGGACTATGCGTTCCCCGAGGGCGCGTACtgggtcgccgccgccaagggcgagccgTTTGCCGGCGCTCCTCAGGCCCACTAG
- the NGG1 gene encoding uncharacterized protein (Histone acetyltransferases subunit 3), giving the protein MAPPEEDRSLKKQKRKDREQTDERERAALAANQRAGAALEVVERRRVDTNSDIKVKHERVSPAPSNASSASFRPNSQQTYGMPKKKKQKRVVDSDDEPLSQTPQPQAAPGFKIKLAHNKGRPTESPAPSLPAATGGSNNFDWTPPPTLQRPLVPRRPGVKKPLKPGPKRQNEVKEDFSDRKAPSQIACQTFWQTIEPYTRDLRHDDLALLAFKADQPDLFQIPPRGRHFTEVWDEEDGSAPYTTPRVSVPPLFRQRPQRKAAQGINSVGDVEELGAFSERLTSGVVGGQDLGETYQKAVACIPEPEGDPGPLPRTDGIDMEDKVKKEMRHMMLLGEHEEFDSAGREDDEITSSLRTCQSELQVQMGVNEQRKGRLVKQAENRLAYNEYQAYLESMDKFIESEWAKRTKKHGSSGKKKLVNGQVVGDGRPSVNAELLRVVRLRDQWDKAVGSVMKARPEGEVLGIPRHSIYEGIGEGDKGDNAYAMDVDDADADDDGTAV; this is encoded by the exons ATGGCGCCGCCAGAGGAGGACCGAAGCCTCAAGAAACAGAAGCGCAAAGACCGGGAACAAACAGATGAGCGCGAGAGAGCGGCCTTGGCTGCAAATCAGCGCGCTGGTGCGGCACTGGAAGTCGTCGAGCGGCGACGCGTGGACACGAACTCCGACATCAAGGTCAAGCACGAGCGTG TATCCCCAGCTCCATCGAACGCTTCGTCAGCCTCGTTCCGTCCAAACTCGCAACAAACATACGGGATgcccaagaagaagaagcagaagcgcgtcgtcgactcTGACGACGAACCCTTGT CCCAGACACCGCAGCCCCAGGCCGCGCCCGGATTCAAGATCAAGCTCGCGCACAACAAGGGACGTCCAACGGAGAGCCCtgcaccttccctccctgCGGCGACAGGCGGTAGCAACAACTTTGACTGGACGCCGCCACCAACACTGCAACGGCCCCTCGTTCCCAGACGTCCTGGAGTGAAGAAGCCTCTCAAACCTGGCCCGAAGCGCCAgaacgaggtcaaggaagACTTCAGCGACCGGAAGGCACCTAGCCAGATCGCGTGCCAGACCTTCTGGCAGACCATTGAACCATACACGCGCGATCTCCGCCATGACGACTTGGCGCTCTTAGCGTTCAAGGCGGATCAGCCCGATCTGTTCCAGATACCGCCGCGTGGCCGGCACTTCACCGAAGTctgggacgaggaggacggtAGCGCACCGTACACGACACCCCGCGTCTCAGTACCGCCGTTATTCCGTCAGCGTCCGCAACGTAAGGCTGCGCAAGGTATCAACtccgtcggcgacgtcgaagAGCTGGGCGCGTTCTCTGAACGGTTAACTTCAGGTGTCGTCGGTGGCcaggacctcggcgagacgTACCAGAAGGCCGTGGCTTGCATCCCAGAGCCCGAGGGCGACCCGGGACCGCTTCCCCGCACCGACGGCATCGACATggaggacaaggtcaagaaggagatgCGGCATATGATGCTGTTAGGCGAGCATGAAGAG TTTGATTCTGCCGGCCgtgaggatgacgagatCACGTCGTCATTGCGCACATGCCAGAGCGAGCTGCAGGTACAGATGGGGGTCAACGAACAGCGCAAGGGTCGCCTCGTCAAGCAGGCCGAGAATCGCTTGGCGTACAACGAGTACCAGGCGTACCTGGAGTCGATGGACAAGTTCATCGAGAGCGAGTGGGCGAAGCGCACGAAGAAGCACGGCTCGAGCGGTAAGAAGAAGCTCGTCAACGGCCAGGTTGTAGGCGACGGCCGTCCTTCGGTTAATGCCGAGCTCCTGCGAGTGGTGCGCCTCCGGGATCAATGGGACAAGGCTGTGGGCTCGGTTATGAAGGCCCGGCCTGAAGGTGAGGTGCTGGGCATCCCGCGGCACAGCATCTATGAAGGCATCGGGGAGGGGGACAAGGGTGACAATGCGTACGCGATGGATGTagacgacgccgacgccgacgacgacggcacgGCTGTGTAG
- a CDS encoding uncharacterized protein (Heat shock chaperonin-binding motif): MADASSSAPDVTITVKGPSELKLSITIAPSKTVADLKEAISAKSDVEKDRQRLIYSGKVLKDPDTIASYKIQSGHTIHMVKGTAKPATESSTAQTARLPTNMGTGLAAGNVVDGVENYHHGLAGFNPFQGMGLGNLNDPNAMTGLMDNPDFLRQMSDLLSRPEVVDQMIASNPQLAAMGPQVRQMMQSPMFRQMISNPETLRAMMQMQAAMQGSGGGPGAGGMGGMGGMGGFPGMFGGGGAGAAGGTGPGTQNAPTDPFPNLFAPQGGANRAGSPPAGGAGAGTGPGAGTGAGAGAANPFAALFGGGGAGGAGGGFNPFAMDPAMFGGNPFGAPTPPADTRPPEEIYATQLGQLSAMGLWDSEKNIRALRRTGGNVEAALELIFSGQMDNAP; this comes from the exons ATGGCTgacgcgtcctcgtctgcACCGGACGTCACCAT CACCGTCAAGGGCCCCTCGGAGCTCAAACTGAGCATCACAATCGCGCCCTCCAAGACagtcgccgacctcaaggaggccaTTTCTGCCAAGAGCGATGTTGAGAAGGACCGCCAGCGCTTGATCTACTCTG GCAAGGTCCTCAAGGACCCAGACACGATCGCGTCGTATAAGATCCAGAGCGGCCACACGATCCACATGGTCAAGGGCACGGCCAAGCCCGCCACCGAGAGCAGCACCGCCCAGAccgcccgcctccccaCCAACATGGGCACTGGACTGGCCGCTGGCAACGTCGTTGATGGCGTCGAGAACTACCACCAC ggtCTCGCGGGCTTCAACCCGTTCCAGGGCATGGGTCTCGGTAACCTCAACGACCCCAATGCC ATGACCGGCCTCATGGACAACCCCGACTTCCTGCGCCAAATGAGCGACCTGCTCTCGCGCCCAGAGGTCGTTGACCAG ATGATCGCGTCCAACCCTCAGCTCGCCGCGATGGGCCCGCAGGTCCGCCAGATGATGCAGAGCCCCATGTTCCGGCAGATGATCAGCAATCCTGAGACGCTGCGCGCG atgATGCAGATGCAAGCGGCGATGCAGGGCAGCGGTGGTGGTCCCGGCGCCGGTGGCATGGGTGGCATGGGTGGCATGGGTGGCTTCCCCGGCATGTTcggaggtggcggcgctggtgcTGCAGGTGGCACTGGTCCCGGCACACAGAACGCTCCCACCGACCCCTTCCCCAACCTCTTCGCCCCTCAGGGTGGTGCCAACCGCGCCGGCTCTCCTCCGGCTGGTGGGGCTGGTGCAGGTACGGGCCCCGGCGCTGGCACGGgtgcaggcgcaggcgctgcAAACCCTTTCGCAGCTCTgtttggtggtggtggtgccgGCGGTGCAGGCGGTGGCTTCAATCCCTTCGCGATGGACCCCGCGATGTTCGGCGGTAACCCGTTCGGCGCGCCGACCCCGCCCGCTGACACGCGGCCTCCCGAGGAGATCTACGCGAcgcagctcggccagcTGAGCGCGATGGGCCTGTGGGATTCGGAAAAGAACATCCGTGCCCTTCGCCGGACGGGTGGCAatgtcgaggcggcccTTGAGCTCATCTTCTCGGGGCAGATGGACAACGCCCCCTAA
- the HST6 gene encoding uncharacterized protein (ABC transporter transmembrane region), whose translation MALQPTQATPTPAPSSPPIKPTRSPSRQSQLSGDSAERKTLQQDAIKREPDGPSSLQTENLVTPENPLSHKKGPREGPQPKDKEPAGPKSPKTLSIREARARDSIDLTQKRWSPQSGVVIEGLDVNKKPDKAAHAADTPEPLTNTRELSRASLEPPDDTRRKSGRARTQPGYVHSTRSPPSSVKGPLEGIEEQYRAIAAAHMAATESQRTSTRLSAASPPITPALSFKAASIPEVFMRPMSRPPPPPPIQPSFRQFYSLIPIGPRLGYLLPAIMASLVAAAVQPFISTVIGSAFGALAAFPPYQAATHEQKVTLLRVVGTASLKLVGAGGVFALSEYGVFVGWTYFGETSTAYLRRRVYDGVRSKSMAWYDTGMGTAEAAGGDAVGSGGLMGKFARETDDVRIASSLSTGLLVQNIASFIACFVLGLIKLPTLAIVTLSSLPFLAALNALTERSANKSQTTERRAFAEAATTAERTAAAIATVKAHNAQSAEVARFNTLVVKAKGQLVRQALVWAQCMGLNDFLVMLMFIVGFWYGAILVNKGKATVADVMTVFFSCLLGAAALQTAPPQLMIVNKGKASLASLLTVIQEVDEERPAARKVVRLKGEFEFKSLFFAYPSRPRQLVLRGVDLFLPCGELTFIVGGSGSGKSTIAHLLLRLYSPSPGAGEINLDEHPLSSYDPKFTNGHIAAVSQGCLIFDMSVHDNVAMGVLGADASTYGRTRKLEDVTRDEVVDACRMALIHEFIETLPKGYDTMLGNGGNALSGGQKQRLAIARARIRDPAVLILDEATAALDATSRVEVFEAVRAWRKDSTTIVITHDLSQIKDNDFLYVMQDGSVVQQGFRRDLTHGVFAAMAAEQSVAPLLPKLDFSWRAAEIDEDEEEEEDLDELARIHTTTLRMSLLPLPRRHSVVGTRPRSMSLGRPRTGSLNKAPERWRASIHSFSQVTKTGSHTSIPTKLRPSIDRRSVDCRSIDLRSSADKETFEQVEDKDISHPEHRPSVAWQDTDELKVYGFFRLMWRFLPTLPHKGILLFGTITSIARGIATPIWSFFLAQLMALLGTGSNGEVAKKSAILIAIIVGQGLAVFGQHASLASLGAIWTARLRSQSYAVVLAQDKGWFDRDENNPSRIVQGLIKDVDDMRHLVATVLPRTIVAVCMVALGFTWAMVVGWQLTLVGLGLFPLFGVIGFVSSTMFSRAEVYNKARREAVSRLFFEAVANVRGIRAMALEQSFTQRFMSESAEARTHAQRAIWSTALGSAFNCAMPLFAQALLNYVGAIFLRNGTMDLAAMLKVYALVLFSVTFAVSLLGFMPLLIKAKVAAADFERFRTLSPTTSESIGTAKFPISGDISFQNVLFRYPTRPDTVFTDLSLTLTSGEAVAIVGPSGAGKSTIAALLQRLYFPTAGAIKLGNYDLSTADIKTVREGIAIVSQTPHLFDASVADNIRYGGSAPLEEVMAAAKVARIHDFVAGLPQGYETKLGENAALISGGQAQRLQIARAMLRHAKVLILDEATSALDVENQAGILDTLLALKKYHTTIFITHSVDVMRRCDRIICLGDGRVAEDGTYAGLIASGGEFAQLLKTGEWQ comes from the exons ATGGCGCTTCAGCCTACCCAGGCCACGCCCACACCCGCACCATCCTCTCCCCCAATCAAGCCTACTAGATCTCCGAGCCGCCAGTCCCAGCTCAGCGGGGACTCGGCAGAGCGTAAGACCCTCCAGCAAGATGCGATCAAGAGAGAGCCTGATGGGCCCTCGTCGCTCCAGACTGAGAACTTGGTCACGCCTGAGAACCCGCTTTCGCACAAGAAAGGTCCACGCGAAGGCCCCCAACCCAAGGACAAAGAGCCCGCTGGCCCCAAGTCACCCAAGACACTGTCTATCCGCGAggcacgcgcgcgcgacagcATAGACCTGACCCAGAAGCGATGGAGTCCTCAGTCCGGCGTCGTTATCGAGGGCTTGGACGTCAACAAGAAACCGGATAAGGCCGCCCATGCGGCAGACACGCCTGAGCCTTTGACAAACACGCGCGAACTGAGCAGGGCCTCGCTTGAGCCGCCCGACGACACGCGGCGCAAGAGtggccgagcgcgcacCCAGCCCGGATACGTTcactcgacgcgctcgccgccgtcgagtGTCAAGGGTCCTTTGGAGGGTATTGAGGAGCAGTACCGTGCGATTGCGGCGGCCCATATGGCAGCTACAGAGTCCCAACGGACGTCAACTCGCCTGTCCGCCGCAAGCCCGCCCATAACCCCCGCCCTAAGCTTCAAGGCCGCCAGCATCCCTGAGGTATTTATGCGGCCAATGTCGCGaccaccgcctccgccgcccatCCAGCCCTCCTTCCGCCAGTTTTACAGCCTCATCCCTATCGGCCCACGTCTCGGgtacctcctccccgccatCATGGCCAGTCTCGTAGCCGCGGCGGTCCAACCTTTCATCTCGACTGTGATCGGGAGTGCTTTTGGTGCACTCGCCGCATTCCCGCCTTATCAGGCCGCGACGCATGAGCAGAAAGTGACGCTcctccgcgtcgtcggcacgGCGAGCCTgaagctcgtcggcgccgggGGAGTGTTCGCGCTGAGCGAGTATGGTGTGTTTGTGGGCTGGACGTACTTCGGAGAGACGTCAACGGCGTATCTCCGGAGGCGGGTGTATGACGGCGTGAGATCCAAGTCCATGGCATGGTACGACACTGGGATGGGGACGGCGGAAGCGGCTGGTGGGGATGCGGTGGGCTCTGGCGGGTTGATGGGCAAGTTTGCGCGCGAGACGGACGACGTGCGAATCGCCTCGAGCCTCTCGACCGGCCTTCTCGTGCAGAACATAGCTAGCTTCATCGCATGCTTCGTCCTGGGACTCATCAAGCTTCCCACTCTCGCCATCGTCACCCTGtcttcccttcccttcctGGCAGCGCTGAACGCCCTCACCGAGCGCTCGGCGAACAAGAGCCAAACGACGGAGCGGCGTGCGTTCGCTGAggccgccaccaccgccgaaCGCACGGCCGCAGCCATCGCAACCGTCAAAGCGCACAACGCCCAGTCAGCCGAAGTCGCCCGGTTTAATACCCTCGTCGTGAAAGCCAAGGGGCAACTCGTACGCCAGGCGCTCGTATGGGCTCAATGCATGGGTCTCAACGACTTTCTCGTCATGCTCATGTTCATCGTCGGATTCTGGTATGGTGCGATCCTCGTGAACAAAGGCAAGGCGACGGTGGCCGACGTCATGaccgtcttcttctcgtGCCTTCTAGGAGCAGCGGCGCTGCAAACTGCACCACCCCAGCTCATGATCGTcaacaagggcaaggcgtCCCTCGcgtccctcctcaccgtcattcaggaggtggacgaggagcggcccgccgcccgcaAAGTTGTCCGCCTCAAGGGCGAGTTCGAGTTCAAGTCTCTCTTCTTCGCATACCCCTCCCGGCCGCGGCAGCTCGTGTTGCGCGGCGTagacctcttcctcccctgTGGCGAGTTGACGTtcatcgtcggcggcagcgggaGTGGGAAGAGCACCAtcgcccacctcctcctccgcctgtACTCCCCTTCCCCGGGGGCAGGCGAGATCAACCTCGACGAACATCCGTTAAGCTCCTACGACCCGAAGTTTACAAACGGACATATCGCCGCCGTGTCCCAGGGCTGCCTGATTTTCGACATGAGTGTGCACGACAACGTCGCAATGGGTGTTCTGGGCGCCGATGCGAGCACGTACGGCCGGACtcgcaagctcgaggacgtgacacgcgacgaggtggtcgaCGCATGCCGTATGGCGCTCATCCATGAATTCATCGAGACCCTGCCGAAGGGCTACGACACGATGTTGGGTAACGGTGGCAACGCTCTCAGCGGTGGACAGAAACAACGCCTGGCGATCGCGCGTGCCCGGATCCGTGACCCTGCCGTGTTGATCCTCGATGAAGCGACGGCGGCCCTAGACGCAACCTCACGCGTTGAAGTGTTCGAGGCCGTGCGCGCCTGGCGGAAGGACAGCACCACCATCGTGATCACGCACGACCTCTCCCAGATCAAAGACAATGACTTCTTGTACGTCATGCAGGACGGGAGCGTCGTGCAGCAGGGCTTCCGCAGAGACCTGACACACGGCGTGTTCGCCGCCATGGCGGCTGAGCAGAGTGTCGCCCCTCTACTCCCCAAGCTTGATTTTAGCTGGCGTGCCGCCGAGATcgatgaagacgaggaggaggaggaggacctcgacgaaCTCGCCCGTATCCACACAACAAcgttgaggatgagcttGCTCCCCCTTCCGAGGAGACATTCTGTCGTCGGCACTCGGCCGCGGAGTATGTCACTCGGCCGTCCCAGAACCGGTAGCCTGAACAAGGCGCCCGAGCGCTGGAGGGCGAGTATCCACAGTTTCTCCCAGGTGACGAAGACAGGTAGCCACACCTCGATTCCCACCAAGCTGCGACCCTCGATAGACCGTCGCTCCGTCGACTGCCGTAGCATCGACCTCCGCTCCTCGGCAGACAAAGAGACCTTTGAGCAAGTCGAAGACAAGGACATTTCCCACCCCGAGCACCGCCCCTCAGTAGCCTGGCAGGACACTGACGAGCTAAAAGTCTACGGCTTCTTCCGTCTCATGTGGCGATTCCTCCCCACTCTTCCGCACAAAggcatcctcctcttcggcaCAATCACCAGTATCGCGCGCGGCATTGCTACTCCCATCTGGTCCTTTTTCCTCGCCCAACTCATGGCTCTCCTAGGTACAGGGTCAAACGGGGAGGTCGCGAAGAAGTCGGCCATTCTAATCGCCATCATTGTGGGCCAAGGCCTAGCCGTATTCGGACAGCATGCCTCTTTAGCCAGCCTCGGGGCTATATGGACTGCGCGCCTGCGGTCGCAAAGCTACGCCGTGGTATTGGCTCAGGACAAGGGATGGTTCGACCGGGACGAAAACAACCCTTCCCGAATCGTGCAGGGCTTGAtcaaggacgtcgacgacatgcGCCACCTCGTGGCTACCGTTCTTCCACGCACCATCGTGGCGGTGTGCATGGTCGCTCTTGGGTTTACTTGGGCCATGGTCGTTGGGTGGCAGCTCACACTCGTTGGACTAGGTCTGTTTCCCTTGTTCGGCGTGATCGGCTTCGTGAGCAGCACCATGTTcagccgcgccgaggtgtATAATAAGGCGCGACGCGAGGCCGTCTCGCGCCTCTTCTTCGAG GCCGTCGCCAACGTCCGCGGCATCCGCGCCATGGCCCTAGAACAGAGCTTCACCCAACGCTTCATGTCCGAATCCGCCGAAGCCCGGACACACGCCCAACGCGCAATCTGGTCAACCGCCCTCGGCTCAGCCTTCAACTGCGCCATGCCCCTCTTTGCACAGG CCCTCCTAAATTACGTCGGAGCAATCTTCCTCCGTAATGGAACAATGGACCTAGCGGCCATGCTCAAAGTCtacgccctcgtcctcttcagCGTAACGTTCGCCGTCTCCCTCTTAGGGTTCA TGCCACTCCTTatcaaggccaaggtcgccgccgcagacTTTGAGCGCTTCCGCACCCTTTCGCCCACGACCTCCGAGTCAATTGGGACCGCAAAATTTCCCATCTCCGGCGACATTTCTTTCCAGAATGTCCTGTTCCGATATCCCACCCGCCCTGACACCGTGTTCACAGACCTCtccctcactctcacttCCGGCGAGGCTGTCGCTATCGTTGGTCCAAGTGGAGCGGGAAAGAGCACGATTGCCGCCCTGCTGCAACGCCTCTACTTTCCCACCGCCGGAGCTATCAAGTTGGGCAACTACGACCTCTCTACGGCCGACATTAAGACCGTGCGCGAAGGGATCGCCATCGTTTCGCAGACGCCACATCTCTTCGACGCTAGCGTGGCTGATAATATCCGCTATGGCGGGTCGGCGCCTCTTGAGGAAGTCATGGCTGCAGCAAAGGTGGCGCGGATCCACGACTTTGTCGCTGGTCTGCCACAGGGATACGAGACAAAGCTTGGAGAGAACGCGGCCTTGATTAGTGGCGGACAGGCGCAGCGACTGCAGATCGCGCGTGCAATGCTTCGCCACGCCAAGGTCCTCATCCTGGACGAGGCCACCAGCGCTCTGGATGTCGAGAACCAGGCTGGTATCCTCgacaccctcctcgccctcaagAAG TACCACACGACCATCTTCATCACCCACTCGGTGGACGTGATGCGCCGGTGTGATCGCATCATCTGTCTCGGTGACGGACgggtcgccgaggacgggaCGTATGCTGGCCTCATTGCGAGCGGGGGAGAGTTTGCCCAACTGCTCAAGACTGGCGAATGGCAGTAG